From Aphis gossypii isolate Hap1 unplaced genomic scaffold, ASM2018417v2 Contig00279_ERROPOS119640, whole genome shotgun sequence:
GAACGCGTTACGAAAAGTGTGATCAGGCGTAACcatagtaacaattttttattatttaaaaaataatatatatatatattatttattttcgggtaaataataacaaattatggaGAAAAGTGACACAGACTCCGAGTATGAAAGCGGTGCTTTAGGACCACCAACTAAGAAGAAATTACGTACGGAAATTGTGCATAAAAAGTGTGTGACAATAGATTCAAGACAAGATTTTAAACCTAGTGAGACCCAATCAATTGATAATGAATCACGAAGGTGAGTACGCATCTCAAACCAGTTACTAGCGTCGTAGCGTCATATGCATTGTTGCTTTGTCCTTGACTATTTTCTCCCTCTACTAATATGCggtattaatactaataattctaataataatttaatacatttacacaACTGAAATTATGGAATTATAGGTTAAATAAAGCGCCAAAAACTTCTGCAGAACGTGGTCGAGAATTCAGAGCACGAAAAGCACTGCTTAAACAACAATGTAAGCAACAACAGGAACTAGATGCAATAGTTGAAATTGCTACAGATGATATTC
This genomic window contains:
- the LOC126553601 gene encoding uncharacterized protein LOC126553601 gives rise to the protein MEKSDTDSEYESGALGPPTKKKLRTEIVHKKCVTIDSRQDFKPSETQSIDNESRRLNKAPKTSAERGREFRARKALLKQQCKQQQELDAIVEIATDDIQSAGPSENNQLRTWIFYYDIFVKLILVSHQLVIYVLLNVFWTMEQTS